The nucleotide sequence GAACATTATTCCAAGTGTACGTGGGTGGCTACACATTATAATAACTTGTTGTTCTCCAACAATAAATATCCACAACACTAACTTCCAATATCATATAGCATTATCTTTTTCAGGTTTTGGTTCTTGTCAACACTAGCCCTTGTgacaaaaataaagacaaaaaaactTGTACTAATACTGATTATTATAAGTCAGTGGGTTCACGTGAATATGTGAATTCCTAATCAGACCTCTAGATCCATTTCTAAATTCGGCaagagtgtgtgtatatatatatatgtactcgATTTTGCGATAACCATGAATTTAAGTCATACccatagtataatatatatatatatatatatatatatatatatatttttcaaaattacataaTGCATACTATAATTATTACTACTACCTCTGTGTTTGGCATCTTCTGAAGATGGAATATTAAGGTTGTAATAGCAACAAGAGGTAGATGCCAACCAAGAACTCAAATtaaggttttatatatatatatatatgtcattatTATTTGTCTGATTCCTTGGATGAACCTGGTTCGTCTGATGATGATAATATCATTTTCTGTACCATAGCACTAGTTTCTTCCTCTGTCATACGATCTTTGTTTTGTGATTCTTTGTATGATTCAAAAAACTCTTTGTTCTCTTTCTCTAACTCTTTCCACACTGCAAAATCACGATCAGAGTCGGATTCAGAATTTGTAGTTTACGAGGATTCAACAGTATGATGTAAAGTTTAAGTCAAGCGAAGTTATAAACAGAGGCGGCGCCAGGATTTCTGCTGAGGGGGGTTCAACATGTGAAGAAAAACTCACCGaaggggggtgggggtggggggtgaggGGGAGGGTTCAATATCTAcgatatatacataaaaaatattttaatcatgtattaataatataatttttcgtcgaagggggtACGGACGAACCCCTTATTACTCCGCCTCTGATTATAAACAGTATATCTAGGGGCGCAAGGAGTTCATATGAATTTCAATATTGGAAAATTACACGATATATGAAAGGTTTATGCTATCTTCTTATGTAAATTATTGACAAATAAAATCGATAGGATCCGTTGATTTTCGTGGTTTTTAGTAGTGTGAATCCTTGACTTCTTCGtatgtttatttatttctatatatattcaGTGgcatagaattttaaaatttctttgcATGGGTTTGCTAGTATGAGCATCATCGTCGTTTCTCTCAATATTCAATGTGATCTAAATTTTGCATGCATGCATAACCTAATATATAACTACTAATGTAATTTATTATAGTAatccatgtatttttttttttgtttctcatctGGTGTTCAATATCCGTATTAGAGCCCCAATTAATCTAGATCGCGCATTGCAGAACCCATTCTGGGGGTAGCGCTCTCAATAGGATTTTCTCCATACTCAGGGCTCAAAACCGAGACCTCTAATTAAGGGTGGGGTAGTCCTGTCACTATACCACAATCCATGTTGGTAATATCATGTTTGTTACATAAACAAGTGTTATGGTAAGATCTACAATATCGATGACTAATTAACTTGATCGTGTACAAAACTTAAACTCtaattaatagtagtaatagtagtaattAAAAATATGTAGGACTAACCAGTAGAGGTGATTATGGGTTTGATGTTTGCATGCTTTGATAGTGCTTCCATGCATTCTTCTTTAGTCATTTGGAAAATCAAGCACTTTTCTATCAGATGTTGTACCTATATTAGGGTTAAGAAACAAAAACAAGCAATTAAATATAGAGAATAAACAaccatttattttaatttgtagtTTTCATCAAGGATTATAGCAGGATGAATAAGATTATCTGATCTATTCACCCTAAATCAGATATCTCGAGttcaagactaagaatgagaGGGAAAAAAACCCTAGTAGGGAGCGCTAGTAGGCCTTACACAACGCACATCCACATTTGAACTTTTGAACATTGAAATCACTGAAAAATATTGAACTCTGAACTCAAAACTCGAACAAGGTATGAGTTCAGTAGAGTTAAAATCTTGAAGTCTGCTTTGATAGTTGGAATCCCAAAACAGATATTGGACACTGAATAAGTGAAaatccaaaagaagaagaagaagaagagagttGATCGACAATAGTATAACTAACATAAGTTTTTTGAATTATACACGATCACTAAATAAATAATGAGTAGAGCATAGATAACATTTAATTTACCAAGTGGATGTATGAAGCAGATGAATGATCAGCGCTCATGATATATAGATTTACTATATCTGATCTTGATCACCAACGCAAGCTAGCTAGCTCAATATAAGAGAACACTCGTCTCGTCGATTCTTCccttatttcttttatcataataTACATTATGAGTGAATAAAAACAGACTTTATAATAGTGTAGAAAATTAGAAGAAGCAACTGTAGAGTGGGGTAAGAAGACCCACGTGAGGGATAAATGATAACTGGTGGAGAGGGGATTAGAGTAGATTTTGTATGTGACTATTTCTCTGTCTTTTTTAATTTGCCCCCTCCATGTGATAAAGTGGGTCCTTTAGTGAGTGACGAAATCAGAATTTTGATGGAGGggtcaaaatttaataaaaaattaattaatggagatttgatatctattatatatacataaaatataatattagtaatttataaataatataatttctcgataaaagaaatttgatgaattttcatttcAAAAGTTAGCTCCGCCCGTGCAGTTTATTACCCATTagatcatcatcattatcaattaACATGGTTCACCATATGGGGCATACTTGTTTCTAAACTTCGTGCATGATGTAGTTAGTTTGTTTTCAATTTGCTTAACTAATCGATGCCCCTAAAGTTGTTCACAGAATTTACTTAGACGCCTCAATTCCTATTGAACATTCAAATCATACAAGATGAGTATTAATTAAAcacttttttaataatcaatcgCAAATATAAAATGCGTATATCACACTCGTGTGATATGGTAAAAAAGACCAATTAAAGAAGAACATGTGgcagataatttttttttttaaaaaatcaaagaaaaattcattGAACAAGCTCACAAAAGTATcaatttttaacacaaaaaattaacaatttattaaaatcaaagaatTGGTGTTTTCATCtaataatcaagaaaataaattgagttgaaaaataaagcttttaataatattaatgtgtgaatcctccatctttctttccttttctgtTTTTTTCTTTGTTCCCGCTTTAAATTTGTGGTTTTTTAAAGAAACTGttccttttttcattttatttttgatttgtttttctttctttttctttctgtttcaGTTTTTGTTTGGTTGGGAAAGAAGATCTTTTAGAACAATGAAGTGGGTGGAGGTGGGAATATAAGATTTGGGTGGTAGTCTCCATCTTTTCTAGCAAACATGGTGGCAGACGGTGGTTCTGCATCTTGAAAAAGCGTAAAATGAGGAAGAcgatcaaaaaaagaaaatttagcAAAAAAAAATACCTCTCACGCACCACTTTGTGGTGTACCATACTCATTAAGCCATGTCAACAAAAAGTGTTCAAGCGGTTCAAATTCACAGTAGTTGAGTTGTTTAATAGGTACAAGGCTGAGTTAAGGTGTCTAAGTAAATTTTGTGAACAAATTTAGGGGGCTATGAATGACTTAAGCcatttcaatttttcatgtttgattgacttaaatattttgataatactTTTTAAACAGACTtatttttcttcaagttttaaaaaatagtttccCAACATTTTCTAAAGTGAGGAAAACATCTTCTGGAACAATCTCTTTCAACCTCACCACCACCAAGTTCACTCAAACACCATGAGTCATCGGCCCCCTAAGACCCAGTGTCTCGACCTACCACCCGCCCCACTCCCACCTTTTGTTCCAACCCATACCCTCTCCACTAACCCACCTCTCGCTCCTCCTTTCTAGTGTTTTAGACTCTGTTTTCACCTCACCCATCCCTCTCTACTCAAGCTAACCCCTCTACTAACCTCCATCGAGGTTTGAGCCTTCGATCCCAACCCGACTTCCAATTCTAACCTTAATTTGGAACCCGATATATATTGACCTCAACCTAACCTTAATTTGAATTTCGTCCTTCGACCCCCATCTCGATCGCGATCTTAACCTGACTCTTGACCTTAGCTCATGAAAATTAACAACTATATAATCCTTAAACTTAATATtataaggggtcatttggtaagAAGGATAAGGATAATTAATTCCGAATTAATTTAGAAGAGGAActtatctcatgtttggttggggcaaaatgcatgagataacttaTCTTGAGATTAATTATCCGGGGATTGTACTATTTTCCTTATTTATCCTAATTccgaaattaataattttaaaatgccTTATTTTCTAACCCAACGATCCCTAATGGGTAGGGCCGTAGGGTAGTAATCTATATTTGAACCTTTTGGACATAGGATTTGTTAGCATTGTACAAATATGGTAAGGATAAGACTGAATCAAAGGCATGGATAATTGAACTTTTGGATACATTAAATCCGATAATCAATTCGAAATCCAAAAGTCcaatcaataattcaaaaattcaaatcaaatatccaaaaagtttgaattttgagttgCCTCAAACTATGTCCATTCCTACTcaaattgatatttatattatattatagttttgaatAGTATTTGATATTCTGCAGCATGTCAACATGGCTGTTTCAATTGTTTCAACTatagttttactatatcacctttaattaattattataagttatttatgtattaaaaaattaatattatttaattaaaaaaataaaatagatatttatgacatatctacctcagctgcttcaatcgtaattttactatagcatttctaattaattattgtatctatcattaaatattataagtcacttacatattaaaaaattaatatttttatttagacaaaaagtaaaatagacatttatgactgtttcaatcgtaattttactgtaccaccattaattaattattatacatatattttttatagtaattttattatgtcgcttcttattagttattacaagtcactTAAGACGTTTGTTTCATTGCTTtcatcgtgattttactatattacccctaattaattattatgatcgtcTAAACATTGAAAAATCGATAATGTttcataaaaaaaggtaaaaaagacataaaacgatatgtcaatataaaaaatttgattgactatagaaattatattagtgcacatAAGTTGAGATGGGATAGAGcaagacataaaataatatatattatttgaaaatgaaataaaaagtattataaattacaataattaagaacttactATAAAAGTAtatacatgtaaaaaaaattgattgattgtcaaaattttatctgtgtcacataaattgagacagaaagaatattcaaaattattcaaaaaataatgtaaaagacattgtaaatcacataattaacaaattaagaaattttaaaaaatataaaatatttgattgactctcaaaattatatcaacattatttaaattgaaacacacaaaaatattataaatcacaataattaaaaatataaattattttaataattaaaattaaaatttaaaaattgttataaatgtatttacattatagtgaatgtccatcaagatctatcaagatctactttgatatctattaggatttgaaacatcCGTCTtgtactcagactaggagtaaattttccctataaatagaggggttttgttcattgtatttacaatcttatgatctctcatttctcaaaagaagaaataacaattactctctctactcttctttattctttctcgttttataacacattatcagcacgagactctgtcaaacaaggtgagattataaatctgaagaatttcaaggttagtaattctttatattatctttctttttctactactaatataattattattagatttgaggaaaaagaattggtttggaaccatttatattttagatttattcctcaagaacaatattatcaaaaaggatgataatatgttgggttcaagtcccatcaatttatgcctaagacgtctttatatggataatacgttgagattggatctcaatgcatgtattgatgatattgtgatggctaaggcaaaataatgggtgtttgatgaaaCGTCATgcaattcgacccattgaatatgctccattccatgaagtgaatgtggtagcaatatattataagtctgaaatatgacaacctacttcattcttgaggtgtatgtggtagcagtgcattatatgtctgaaagaagataagtgattgaatgc is from Capsicum annuum cultivar UCD-10X-F1 chromosome 5, UCD10Xv1.1, whole genome shotgun sequence and encodes:
- the LOC107870258 gene encoding uncharacterized protein LOC107870258: MSADHSSASYIHLVQHLIEKCLIFQMTKEECMEALSKHANIKPIITSTVWKELEKENKEFFESYKESQNKDRMTEEETSAMVQKMILSSSDEPGSSKESDK